A window of Phenylobacterium sp. NIBR 498073 genomic DNA:
ATGGCCGCAAGCTGCTCGATGATCGGCGAAATGGCTCGGCGAAACGCCGCGACCTCGCCTGGGCCGAAGCCGTCGGAGCGTGTCTTGGCGTCGATCTGGCGCTCGAAACGGCCGCCGGCGCCGGCCGGGACGATCGGAACGTCCTGCGCTCGGGCGGACGTGGCGGCGAGGATAGCGAGGGCGGCGATCAGTAGGCGCATAAACAGCTTCCGGTGATTGACCGGTCGCCGCTATGCGGGGGCGGGGCAGCTCTCAACGGCCCCGCTACGAAGGCGGCCTACGCTTCGACGTAGGCCGCCCTTGGCGCGATCAGTACCGCGACGGGATGACCACCTTCATCACCTCGTAGCCCTTCACGAAGGACGAGAGGACGCGCTTGGGCTCCTCGACCACGTCGATCGACGGGAAGCGCTGAAGGATCTCTTCCCAGAGGATCTTGAGCTGCAACTCGGCCAGGCGGTTGCCCACGCAGCGATGGATGCCGAAGCCGAACGACATGTGGTTGCGGGGCCGCTCGCGGTCGATGATGTAGGCGTTCGGATTGTCGATCACCTCGTCGTCGCGGTTGCCCGAGACGTACCACATGATGACCTTCTCGCCCTTTTTCATCTGCTTGCCCTGGAACTCGAAGTCCCGGGTCAGGGTGCGGCGCATGTGGGCCAGAGGGGTCTGCCAGCGGATGGTCTCCGACACCATCGACGGGATCAGCGACGGGTTGTCGTAGAGCTTCTTCTTCTGGTCGGGGTTCTGGTGCAGGGCCAGAACCGAGCCGGTCATGGTGTTGCGGGTGGTGTCGTTGCCGCCGACGATCAGCAGGATCAGGTTCCCGAGATACTCCATGCGGTCCATGTTCCGCGTGGCCTCTCCATGGGCGAGCATCGAGATCAGATCGCCCTTCGGCGGTTCATTGACCCGTTCGTTCCAGAGCCGCGTGAAGTAGTCCACGCACTCGAACAGCTCCATCTTGCGTTCTTGCTCGGCGACCTCGGGATCGGTGGAGCTGAACAGGCCCGACTCCGGGCCGGCGGTGGCCACGTCCGACCAGCGGGTCAGCTTGCGGCGATCTTCCCAGGGGAAGTCGAACAGCGTGGCCAGCATCTGGGTGGTCAGCTCGATCGAGACCTTGTCGACCCAGTCGAACTCCTCGCCGATCGGCAGGCTGTCGAGCGTGCGCTGGATGCGCTCGCGGATCAGCGGCTCAAGCGCATGCAGGTTGGCCGGCGAGACGATCGGGCTGACGGTCTTGCGCTGGACGTCGTGCTTGGGCGGGTCCATCGCAATGAACATCGGGAGGGTGAAGTCCTCCTTCTGATCGAAGATCGTGATCGACGGCTCGGACGAGAACACCTCGTGATTGGTGTCGATCGCCATGATGTCGTTGTACTTGGTCACCGACCAGTAGGGGCCGTCGTCGTGCAGGCCTTCCTTGTGGTAGTGGACAGGATCCTCCTTCCGGAGGCGCTCGAAGTAGGGCCACATGGTTTCGGAGCGGAACAGCTCCGGGTCGGCCACATTGAACTCATCGAGCGGCAGGGCGTAGGCCTTGGCCCGAGCTTCAGACTTAAGATCGACGGCGCCGTCGCTCATCACATTTCCTCCGAGTCCGGCCTTGAGTGACCGCTGTTCACCTGACAATGGCGCCGGAATGGCTTCAGGGGAAGTTGCTGGCGTGCAACAGAAAATCTGAACTGACAAAACGACCGGTCGTGCGTAAATCCAGGGTTCGCGAACACCTGTTTGAAACCGGAGCGACCATGTCGGCCGACATCCTCTTTAAGCCCTTTGAATTCAAGGGTCTGCGCCTTCCCAACCGTATCGTCATGGCGCCCATGACGCGTTCATTTTCGCCCGGCGGCGTGGCGACCGACGAGGTGGCGCAATATTACAAGCGACGCGCCGCGGCCCAGGTCGGGCTGATCGTTTCGGAAGGCGTGGGCGTCGATCGGCCCGCCTCGCTTAACGACAAGAACGTTCCGCGATTCCATGGCGACAAGGAGCTGGCCGCCTGGAAGCACGTGATCGACGAAGTTCATTCGGTCGGCGGGGTGATGGCGCCGCAGCTCTGGCACGTCGGCAACGTGCGGACCCGCGACCCGGAATGGAACCCGCCCGGCCCCTATGACAGCCCGTCCGGCCTGTCGCGCCCCGGCAAGGAATTCGGCGCGCCGATGACCGACGAAGAGGTCGCCGACGCGATTCGCGCCTTCGCCGAGGCCGCCGCGGCCGCCAAGGCGCTGGGCTTCGAGGCGATCGAGCTGCACGGGGCGCACGGCTACCTGATCGACCAGTTCTTCTGGGAGGGCACCAACCAGCGCGAGGACGCCTATGGCGCCAAGGACCTGCCGGGACGGGCGCGCTTCGCCGCCGACATCCTGAAGGCCGTGCGCAAGGCGGTGGGGCCGGACTATCCGGTGATCATCCGCATCAGCCAGTGGAAGCAGCAGGACTACGACGTGAAGCTGGCCCAAAACCCGGCGGCGCTGGAAGCCTGGCTTGGCGCGCTGGTCGATGCGGGCGCCGACATCCTGCACTGCTCGCAGCGCCGGTTCTGGGAGCCGGAGTTCGAGGGCTTGGACCTGAACTTCGCCGGCTGGGCCAAGAAGCTCACCGGCGTGCCGACGATCACCGTCGGCTCGGTGGGGCTGTCGGGCGAGTTCATCGCCGCCTTTGCGGGCGAGGGCTCCAAGCCGGCGTCGCTGGAGGAGCTTGAGCGCCGGCTGGACCGCGGCGACTTCGACCTGGTCGGCGTGGGCCGCGCGCTGCTGCAGGATCCGGAGTGGGTCGTGAAGATCCGCGAGGGCCGCACGGGCGAGCTCAAGAGCTTCGAGCGCGAGGCTCTGGCGACGCTGTACTAGGGGACCGGTAGATTCTCCCCTGTTGGGGGAGGTGGTCGGCGCATCGCGCCGAGACGGAGGGGGACTGCTCTTAGCTCAAGATTATCAAAGTCCCCCTCAGTCAGCCGTTCGGCTGACGGCTCCCCCAGCGGGGGAGCATTTGATCCTTAGGCGTTGAAGTTCAGCTTCAGGCCGGGACGCGGCCAGGTGGTCTTGTAGAGCTTGCCGGTCGAGGAGGCGGTGATCCAGGCCGTCTTCATGTCAGGGCCGCCGAAGCAGATGTTGGTGGTGATGAAGTCGGGCACCGGATAGTGCTCGACTGTTCCGTTCGGGTCGAACGCGGTGATCCCGCCATTGAGGATGGTCGCCACGCAGACCTTGCCGGAGGCCTCGACCGCCAGGCTGTCGAGGAACTGCACGCCGGGCAGGTTGCAGACCGAACGGCCGGGCGCGAAGCCGGCCGGCGGGGCCAGCACGCCCGGCTCGACGATGTCGAAGGCCCAAAGGCGCCCGAGCTGAGTGTCGGCGAGATAGACAGTCTTCTCGTCCGGAGACAGGCCTACGCCGTTCGGGGCGATCAGGTGGTCGCGCTGGCGGCTGACATGGCTGCCGTCGATCTTGGCGTAGTAGAGCGCGCCGAAGCGGCGGCCATCGGGCGTGCTGGCGCCGTGGTCGGAGAACCAGAAACCGCCCTGCTTGTCGAACACCAGGTCGTTGGGGCCGACAAAGGGGCGCCCGTCGCAAGCGTCGTAGAGCGTCTTCAGCTCGCCGGTGGCGAGGTCGAAGCGCTGGATGTAGCCGCCCTTGTGGGTGTCGGGGGTCGGGCCCGGGATGGTCAGGCCGTCCTGCTGGGGCCAGGTGAACGAGCCGCCGTTATTGGTGATGTAGATCGCCCCGTCCGGGCCGATGGCCGCGCCGTTCGGGCCGCCGCCGGTCTCGACGACCGTCTCCTTGCGCCCGTCCGGATAGACGCGGGTGAGGCGCTGGGCCTTGATCTCGGTGAGGATCACCGAGCCGTCGTTCATGGCGATCGGGCCTTCGGGGAATTCGAAGCCCTCGGCGACAAGCTGCATGTCCATGGTCGCGGTCCCTCCTTGGCTCGCCACTCGCAGCGGTGGCGTTGAGGCCGCGACTATGACCGATCAGCGCCGTTCCAACACCCGAATTTTAAACGCGTGTTCGTCGCCTTCGCCGGCGGGATGAGAGGTGCTGCTGACTTCGGTCCAGCGGCTCTCGTCGATCGGCGAGAGGGTGACGTCGCCGGTCACCTCGGCGTCGACCTCGGTCAGGTAGATGCGCTGGGCGCGGGTCAGGGCCAGTTCGAACAGCGAAGCTCCGCCGATGACGCAGAATTCGTCCACGCCGTCCTCGGCGGCCTGCTCGCGAGCGATCGAGACGGCCTCGCTGAAGTTGTCGCAGACCACGGCGCCCTTGGCCTCGAACGAGCCGTCGCGGGTGAGCACGATGTTGGTGCGGCCGGGCAGCGGCTTCTTGGGCAGGCTCTCCCAGGTCTTGCGGCCCATGATCACCGGCTTGCCCATGGTCACCGCCCGGAAGTTGGCGAGATCGGTCTTAAGCCGCCAGGGCAGGGAGCCGTCCTTGCCGATGACGCCGTTGCGGTCGCGGGCGAGAGGGCCAGCGGTGAGGATCGGGATGCTCATGTCACGCTCATAGCAGAGTCCTGGGATGGGCGACCCAGCCGATTGTCGGCCAGGCCGATCACCGCCCTCAGGCCGGGATGGGCGTCCTCCAGCTCGAGGGTCCCGCCATGCAGCTTGGCGCAGGCCGCCGCGATGGCCAGACCCAGCCCGCCCCCCGGCTTCGAGCGGGCCGTGTCCAGCCGCACGAACCGCTCGCGCACCCGGCCGCGGTGCTCCTGCGCGATGCCGGGGCCGCTGTCGCTGACCACGATGCGGATCAGGCCGGGCGTCTCTTCGAGGGCCAGGCGGACGACCGCGCCCTCGCCGGCATGGTGGGCGGCGTTGTGCAGCAGGTTGCCGACCGCCTGGCGCAGGATCAGTTCATGGCCCTGGACGACCAACGGGCCGCGCGGCTCCGGCGCGACGAAGGTCTGGCCGGCGTCCTCGATCACCGGGGCGAACAGTTCGCCGACCTCGGCGACCAGGGCGGCGAGGTCGAGCGGGGCCATCATGTCGCGTGAGAGCCCGGCTTCGGCGCGGGCGATGTCCATCAGCGCCGAGAGGGTCGAGAGCGCGCGGTCGGCCTCGCCGTGAGCCTGCTCGATGGCGTCGAGGCGGTCTTCCTCGCCGATCTGCGGCTCCAGGGCGCGGGAGAGGTCGGCGCGCATGCGGGTCAGCGGCGAGCGCAGATCGTGGGCGAGGCTGTCGGTGACCGTGCGCATGCCGGTCATCAGCTCCTCGATGCGGTCGAGCATGGCGTTCATGGAGAGGCCGAGCCGGTCGAACACGTCGCCCTTGGGGTGAACCTCGGTGCGGGCCGAGAGGTCGCCGTCGGCGATGCGGCCGGCGGTGACCGCCAGGGTCTCCATGCGCGCCAGCAGCAGGCTGTTGAACCAGATCGCCGCCAGCAGCACCGCGCCGATCGCCGCCAGCAGGGCCGCGGCGGCGCTGGCCAGCAGGGCGCGGCGGAAGGCGATGCGCTCGCCGATGTCCTCATAGACCACCAGGGAGCCGCCCATCGACAGCGGCTGGACCAGCACCCGCCAGGGCGAGCCGCGCCCGTCCTCGACGATGTCCAGCTTGGCCGCGCCGGAGGCCGGCAGCTGTTGGGCCGCCTCCAGGCGCGCGCCGCCGAGCAGCCGCCCGTCCGCGTCGTAGAGCGCGTAGCGGAAGGCGCCGCCCGGATCGGTCTTCTCACGCAGGTCGAGCGCGCGGGCCAGCGGCGCCAGGCCTTCCTCGTGGGCGAAGGCGACGAAGTAGTCGCGCGCGGCCTCGGCGACCTCGCGCTGGCGCTTGCCGATGATCGCTTCGCCGACCCGGTCGATCGTCAGCAGGCCGACCGCCAGGGCCGAGAGCGCCACCGCCAGCAGGACGAAAAACACCGCCCCTGGCCGCAGGCGCGAACCGAGCGGCCTCACGGCTCCTGCGACAGGCGGTAGCCCGTCCCGCGCAGGGTGTGCAGCAGCGGCTGGGCGAACCCCTCGTCGATTTTCTTACGCAGGCGGCTGATGTGGGTGTCGACGACGCTGGTGTGCGGGTCGAACCGATAGTCCCAGACTTGTTCGAGCAGCATGGTGCGGGTGACGACCCGATCCTTGTGCCGCATCAGGTACTCCAGCAGCTTGAATTCGCGCGGCAGCAGATCGAGCGTGCGCCCCTCGCGGCTGACCCGACGCGACAGCAGGTCGATCGAAAGGTCGCCGCAGACCAGCTTGGTCTCGACCTCCGCCCCGGAGCGGCGGCGCATGAGGTTCTCGAGTCGCGCCGACAACTCGGAATAGCCGAAGGGCTTGGTCAGATAGTCGTCGCCGCCGGCCCGCAGGCCCTTCACCCGCTCGTCCAGGTGGCTGAGCGCCGAGAGGATGATGATCGGCGTGGAAATGGAGGCGGCCCGCAGGGCCTTGATGACGCTCAGGCCGTCCATGCCCGGGACCATGCGGTCCATGACGATGGCGTCGAAGCCCTCGCCGCTGGCGGCGTAGAAGCCGTCGCGGCCGTCGGCGACGTGCTCGGCCGTGTAGCCTTCCTCGCGCAGGCCCTTGAGGATGTAGTCGGCCGTTTCGGCGTCGTCCTCGACCAGCAGGATGCGGCGGCTCATGGGCGGCGCTCCGAATTGCTCGGCGACGAGGATGGCGCGGTTTTGACGGGGCTCCAAGACGGTCGGGCGGCCGCGGGAGACCGGCCGCCCGACCAACGCACACTGGCGGAGCTGGGGATCACCCCTTGGCGACGCAGGCCTTCACGAAGGCGGCCTTGTCGCCGGTGTGCGTCTTCTGGCTGTTCCATGCCTTTTCGCACTCGGCCTTCTTGGCGGCCGGAGTCGGCTTGGCGGCCGGGGCCGGCTTGGCGGCCATGGCGGTCTTGGGCGGGGGGGCGGGCGCCGGGGTGGCGGCGAACGCGGCCGAGCCTGCGATCAGGCTGAGGGCGATGGCGGCGGGGGCGATGAGATGGCGCATAAGGCTCTCCTAGAGAATGTCGGCCGGATCCTTCCGGACGAGGAGAGCAGACACCGCAGGGCCCTCAGCCCCCGGTCGGCGAACTCGCAAGTTTGTAAGGTTAGACCGCGATCGGGGCTTCGATCTTGTCGTGGGCCTTGTAGCCGCGGAGCTTGAAGTCCTCGAACTCGAAGGCGAAGAGATCTCGCTTGTCGGCGATCTCCATGACCGGCAGCGGCAAAGGCTGGCGGGCGAGCTGCTCGCGGGCCTGGTCGAGGTGGTTCAGGTAGAGGTGCGCATCGCCCAGGGTATGCACGAACTCGCCGGGCTGCAGGCCGGTCACCTTGGCGACCATCATGGTCAGCAGGGCGTAGGAGGCGATGTTGAACGGCACGCCGAGAAACACGTCGGCCGAGCGCTGGTAGAGCTGGCAGGAGAGCTTTCCGTCAGCCACGAAGAACTGGAACAGGCAGTGGCAGGGCGGCAGCGCCATGTCGTCGACGTCGGCCGGGTTCCAGGCCGAGACGATGTGGCGGCGCGAGTTGGGCATGGTCTTCAGCCCCTCGACGACATTTGCGATCTGGTCGATCACCCGGCCGTCCGGCGCGGTCCACGAGCGCCACTGCTTGCCATAGACGGGGCCGAGTTCGCCGCTTTCGTCCGCCCATTCGTCCCAGATGCTGACGCCGCGCTCCTGCAGCCACTTCACGTTGGTGTCGCCGCGCAGGAACCAGAGCAGTTCCAGGATGATCGACTTGCGGTGCAGCTTCTTTGTGGTCAGCAGCGGGAAGCCCTTGGCCAGGTCGAAGCGCATCTGGCGGCCGAAGACGCCGAGCGTGCCGGTGCCGGTGCGGTCGCCGCGCTGGACGCCGTTATCCAGGATGTCCTGGAGCAGGTCGAGGTACTGCCGCTCGGGATGATCGGCGGCAGC
This region includes:
- a CDS encoding thymidylate synthase translates to MNAHVAIAEAAADHPERQYLDLLQDILDNGVQRGDRTGTGTLGVFGRQMRFDLAKGFPLLTTKKLHRKSIILELLWFLRGDTNVKWLQERGVSIWDEWADESGELGPVYGKQWRSWTAPDGRVIDQIANVVEGLKTMPNSRRHIVSAWNPADVDDMALPPCHCLFQFFVADGKLSCQLYQRSADVFLGVPFNIASYALLTMMVAKVTGLQPGEFVHTLGDAHLYLNHLDQAREQLARQPLPLPVMEIADKRDLFAFEFEDFKLRGYKAHDKIEAPIAV
- a CDS encoding cytochrome P450 gives rise to the protein MSDGAVDLKSEARAKAYALPLDEFNVADPELFRSETMWPYFERLRKEDPVHYHKEGLHDDGPYWSVTKYNDIMAIDTNHEVFSSEPSITIFDQKEDFTLPMFIAMDPPKHDVQRKTVSPIVSPANLHALEPLIRERIQRTLDSLPIGEEFDWVDKVSIELTTQMLATLFDFPWEDRRKLTRWSDVATAGPESGLFSSTDPEVAEQERKMELFECVDYFTRLWNERVNEPPKGDLISMLAHGEATRNMDRMEYLGNLILLIVGGNDTTRNTMTGSVLALHQNPDQKKKLYDNPSLIPSMVSETIRWQTPLAHMRRTLTRDFEFQGKQMKKGEKVIMWYVSGNRDDEVIDNPNAYIIDRERPRNHMSFGFGIHRCVGNRLAELQLKILWEEILQRFPSIDVVEEPKRVLSSFVKGYEVMKVVIPSRY
- a CDS encoding HAMP domain-containing sensor histidine kinase, encoding MRPLGSRLRPGAVFFVLLAVALSALAVGLLTIDRVGEAIIGKRQREVAEAARDYFVAFAHEEGLAPLARALDLREKTDPGGAFRYALYDADGRLLGGARLEAAQQLPASGAAKLDIVEDGRGSPWRVLVQPLSMGGSLVVYEDIGERIAFRRALLASAAAALLAAIGAVLLAAIWFNSLLLARMETLAVTAGRIADGDLSARTEVHPKGDVFDRLGLSMNAMLDRIEELMTGMRTVTDSLAHDLRSPLTRMRADLSRALEPQIGEEDRLDAIEQAHGEADRALSTLSALMDIARAEAGLSRDMMAPLDLAALVAEVGELFAPVIEDAGQTFVAPEPRGPLVVQGHELILRQAVGNLLHNAAHHAGEGAVVRLALEETPGLIRIVVSDSGPGIAQEHRGRVRERFVRLDTARSKPGGGLGLAIAAACAKLHGGTLELEDAHPGLRAVIGLADNRLGRPSQDSAMSVT
- a CDS encoding SMP-30/gluconolactonase/LRE family protein, whose translation is MDMQLVAEGFEFPEGPIAMNDGSVILTEIKAQRLTRVYPDGRKETVVETGGGPNGAAIGPDGAIYITNNGGSFTWPQQDGLTIPGPTPDTHKGGYIQRFDLATGELKTLYDACDGRPFVGPNDLVFDKQGGFWFSDHGASTPDGRRFGALYYAKIDGSHVSRQRDHLIAPNGVGLSPDEKTVYLADTQLGRLWAFDIVEPGVLAPPAGFAPGRSVCNLPGVQFLDSLAVEASGKVCVATILNGGITAFDPNGTVEHYPVPDFITTNICFGGPDMKTAWITASSTGKLYKTTWPRPGLKLNFNA
- a CDS encoding NADH:flavin oxidoreductase translates to MSADILFKPFEFKGLRLPNRIVMAPMTRSFSPGGVATDEVAQYYKRRAAAQVGLIVSEGVGVDRPASLNDKNVPRFHGDKELAAWKHVIDEVHSVGGVMAPQLWHVGNVRTRDPEWNPPGPYDSPSGLSRPGKEFGAPMTDEEVADAIRAFAEAAAAAKALGFEAIELHGAHGYLIDQFFWEGTNQREDAYGAKDLPGRARFAADILKAVRKAVGPDYPVIIRISQWKQQDYDVKLAQNPAALEAWLGALVDAGADILHCSQRRFWEPEFEGLDLNFAGWAKKLTGVPTITVGSVGLSGEFIAAFAGEGSKPASLEELERRLDRGDFDLVGVGRALLQDPEWVVKIREGRTGELKSFEREALATLY
- a CDS encoding response regulator transcription factor, translated to MSRRILLVEDDAETADYILKGLREEGYTAEHVADGRDGFYAASGEGFDAIVMDRMVPGMDGLSVIKALRAASISTPIIILSALSHLDERVKGLRAGGDDYLTKPFGYSELSARLENLMRRRSGAEVETKLVCGDLSIDLLSRRVSREGRTLDLLPREFKLLEYLMRHKDRVVTRTMLLEQVWDYRFDPHTSVVDTHISRLRKKIDEGFAQPLLHTLRGTGYRLSQEP
- a CDS encoding dihydrofolate reductase, whose product is MSIPILTAGPLARDRNGVIGKDGSLPWRLKTDLANFRAVTMGKPVIMGRKTWESLPKKPLPGRTNIVLTRDGSFEAKGAVVCDNFSEAVSIAREQAAEDGVDEFCVIGGASLFELALTRAQRIYLTEVDAEVTGDVTLSPIDESRWTEVSSTSHPAGEGDEHAFKIRVLERR